The Penaeus monodon isolate SGIC_2016 chromosome 13, NSTDA_Pmon_1, whole genome shotgun sequence genome contains a region encoding:
- the LOC119580289 gene encoding sorting nexin lst-4-like isoform X2: protein MAIVQARALYDFDAQPGTGELSIKEGEILSVLRQDVGEGWWEGTNSQGQTGLFPAAYVEEVTTAPPSMPPPPLPTEYANTGEWADNWSNVGAGTGGGGGGEGVGWNANTASSNVGYSAETQKRPVSQQMSYDNDDWDDDWDDDDSETGTSNLNGAGNFGLSAPNRSVKPTSSVGDVSSAGRDGRGTVKKSFNRFSNLAKSGVEDFLVGAGKASVDEKEKVFVDETANGPRWRPNPHEFTCAISSPKKESKFHGMKSFIAYTVMPSFSSTSVSRRYKHFDWIQARLSEKFPLIPIPPLPEKQISGRFEEDLIEYRMTMLQSWIDRICRHPVVAQCEVFHHFVTCPNDEKLWKTGKRKAENDKLVGANFYLAIERSDQPLDMIQTEAKLEGYTRFFSNMDEAVKLLQNTCLDQAKKHQTAYKREYNKVSHAFSKLSRAFDTDPSNCAPGLTEAIHHVSEAYADIGTVFEEEPKHDWDPLCNLLFEYKGLIDGFPSVISVTKGAIAKRRQVEKEASEGRLDYDQVPPMIKRSDTVAYALHAEVAHFHDERTRDFKKAMTSFLTEQINFYQKVTDRLREALQKFNDV, encoded by the exons GCACGGGCTTTGTACGACTTTGATGCACAACCAGGCACAGGAGAACTCAGTATCAAGGAGGGAGAAATCCTTTCAGTGTTACGGCAGGATgtgggggaaggatggtgggaaGGAACCAATTCTCAGGGACAAACTGGACTCTTCCCTGCAGCATATGTGGAG GAGGTGACAACTGCACCTCCTTCCATGCCTCCACCACCATTACCAACAGAGTATGCAAACACAGGTGAATGGGCAGACAATTGGTCTAACGTAGGTGCTGGaactggaggtggaggtggaggcgaagGCGTAGGCTGGAATGCAAACACAGCTTCTTCTAATGTTGGTTACAGTGCAGAGACTCAAAAGAGACCTGTGTCGCAACAG ATgagctatgataatgatgattgggaTGATGACTGGGATGATGATGACTCGGAAACAGGCACCAGCAATCTGAACGGCGCGGGCAACTTTGGTTTATCAGCACCCAACCGCTCCGTAAAACCTACAAGCAGTGTCGGCGATGTTAGTTCAGCAG GTCGTGATGGCCGTGGAACTGTGAAGAAGAGCTTCAATCGTTTCTCCAATCTAGCAAAGAGTGGAGTAGAGGATTTCCTTGTGG GGGCTGGAAAGGCATCAgtggatgagaaggaaaaggtatTTGTAGACGAGACAGCAAACGGGCCACGGTGGAGACCAAATCCCCATGAATTTACATGTGCTATTTCTTCACCCAAAAAAGAATCCAAATTCCATGGAATGAAAAGTTTCATTGCCTACACAGTTATGCCATCA ttTTCTTCAACATCAGTTTCAAGGAGGTACAAACATTTTGACTGGATACAAGCACGGCTGAGTGAGAAGTTCCCTCTCATACCAATACCTCCACTTCCAGAAAAACAGATATCAG GTCGATTTGAGGAAGATCTGATTGAATACAGAATGACAATGTTGCAGTCTTGGATAGATCGAATTTGTCGTCACCCAGTAGTAGCCCAGTGTGAAGTATTCCACCATTTTGTTACATGTCCAAATGATGAGAAATTATGGAAAACTGGCAAGCGAAAAGCTGAAAATGACAAATTAGTTGGAGCAAACTTCTACCTGGCCATTGAGCGATCAGATCAACCTTTGGATATGATCCAGAC GGAAGCCAAATTAGAAGGGTACACGCGCTTCTTCTCCAACATGGATGAGGCTGTGAAGTTATTACAGAACACTTGCTTGGACCAAGCCAAAAAGCATCAGACAGCTTATAAGAGAGAATATAACAAGGTTTCACATGCATTCTCCAAGCTTAGTCGAGCATTTGATACAGACCCATCCAACT GTGCACCAGGACTGACTGAAGCCATCCATCATGTCAGTGAGGCTTATGCAGATATAGGCACTGTATTTGAAGAGGAACCAAAGCATGACTGGGATCCTCTGTGTAATCTTCTGTTTGAGTACAAGGGTCTGATAGATGGATTTCCAAGTGTCATCTCGGTTACCAAG GGGGCAATAGCAAAGAGGAGACAAGTGGAGAAGGAGGCTAGTGAAGGAAGATTGGACTATGACCAAGTTCCTCCCATGATTAAGCGCTCTGACACAGTTGCATATGCCCTTCATGCAGAAGTAGCACATTTCCATGATGAACGCACCAGGGACTTCAAGAAGGCTATGACTTCCTTCCTAACTGAACAAATCAACTTTTATCAAAAG GTAACTGATCGGCTACGGGAAGCATTACAGAAATTTAATGATGTATAA
- the LOC119580289 gene encoding sorting nexin lst-4-like isoform X1 — protein MTNDLEILNPRDETATKASVSDVTARALYDFDAQPGTGELSIKEGEILSVLRQDVGEGWWEGTNSQGQTGLFPAAYVEEVTTAPPSMPPPPLPTEYANTGEWADNWSNVGAGTGGGGGGEGVGWNANTASSNVGYSAETQKRPVSQQMSYDNDDWDDDWDDDDSETGTSNLNGAGNFGLSAPNRSVKPTSSVGDVSSAGRDGRGTVKKSFNRFSNLAKSGVEDFLVGAGKASVDEKEKVFVDETANGPRWRPNPHEFTCAISSPKKESKFHGMKSFIAYTVMPSFSSTSVSRRYKHFDWIQARLSEKFPLIPIPPLPEKQISGRFEEDLIEYRMTMLQSWIDRICRHPVVAQCEVFHHFVTCPNDEKLWKTGKRKAENDKLVGANFYLAIERSDQPLDMIQTEAKLEGYTRFFSNMDEAVKLLQNTCLDQAKKHQTAYKREYNKVSHAFSKLSRAFDTDPSNCAPGLTEAIHHVSEAYADIGTVFEEEPKHDWDPLCNLLFEYKGLIDGFPSVISVTKGAIAKRRQVEKEASEGRLDYDQVPPMIKRSDTVAYALHAEVAHFHDERTRDFKKAMTSFLTEQINFYQKVTDRLREALQKFNDV, from the exons GCACGGGCTTTGTACGACTTTGATGCACAACCAGGCACAGGAGAACTCAGTATCAAGGAGGGAGAAATCCTTTCAGTGTTACGGCAGGATgtgggggaaggatggtgggaaGGAACCAATTCTCAGGGACAAACTGGACTCTTCCCTGCAGCATATGTGGAG GAGGTGACAACTGCACCTCCTTCCATGCCTCCACCACCATTACCAACAGAGTATGCAAACACAGGTGAATGGGCAGACAATTGGTCTAACGTAGGTGCTGGaactggaggtggaggtggaggcgaagGCGTAGGCTGGAATGCAAACACAGCTTCTTCTAATGTTGGTTACAGTGCAGAGACTCAAAAGAGACCTGTGTCGCAACAG ATgagctatgataatgatgattgggaTGATGACTGGGATGATGATGACTCGGAAACAGGCACCAGCAATCTGAACGGCGCGGGCAACTTTGGTTTATCAGCACCCAACCGCTCCGTAAAACCTACAAGCAGTGTCGGCGATGTTAGTTCAGCAG GTCGTGATGGCCGTGGAACTGTGAAGAAGAGCTTCAATCGTTTCTCCAATCTAGCAAAGAGTGGAGTAGAGGATTTCCTTGTGG GGGCTGGAAAGGCATCAgtggatgagaaggaaaaggtatTTGTAGACGAGACAGCAAACGGGCCACGGTGGAGACCAAATCCCCATGAATTTACATGTGCTATTTCTTCACCCAAAAAAGAATCCAAATTCCATGGAATGAAAAGTTTCATTGCCTACACAGTTATGCCATCA ttTTCTTCAACATCAGTTTCAAGGAGGTACAAACATTTTGACTGGATACAAGCACGGCTGAGTGAGAAGTTCCCTCTCATACCAATACCTCCACTTCCAGAAAAACAGATATCAG GTCGATTTGAGGAAGATCTGATTGAATACAGAATGACAATGTTGCAGTCTTGGATAGATCGAATTTGTCGTCACCCAGTAGTAGCCCAGTGTGAAGTATTCCACCATTTTGTTACATGTCCAAATGATGAGAAATTATGGAAAACTGGCAAGCGAAAAGCTGAAAATGACAAATTAGTTGGAGCAAACTTCTACCTGGCCATTGAGCGATCAGATCAACCTTTGGATATGATCCAGAC GGAAGCCAAATTAGAAGGGTACACGCGCTTCTTCTCCAACATGGATGAGGCTGTGAAGTTATTACAGAACACTTGCTTGGACCAAGCCAAAAAGCATCAGACAGCTTATAAGAGAGAATATAACAAGGTTTCACATGCATTCTCCAAGCTTAGTCGAGCATTTGATACAGACCCATCCAACT GTGCACCAGGACTGACTGAAGCCATCCATCATGTCAGTGAGGCTTATGCAGATATAGGCACTGTATTTGAAGAGGAACCAAAGCATGACTGGGATCCTCTGTGTAATCTTCTGTTTGAGTACAAGGGTCTGATAGATGGATTTCCAAGTGTCATCTCGGTTACCAAG GGGGCAATAGCAAAGAGGAGACAAGTGGAGAAGGAGGCTAGTGAAGGAAGATTGGACTATGACCAAGTTCCTCCCATGATTAAGCGCTCTGACACAGTTGCATATGCCCTTCATGCAGAAGTAGCACATTTCCATGATGAACGCACCAGGGACTTCAAGAAGGCTATGACTTCCTTCCTAACTGAACAAATCAACTTTTATCAAAAG GTAACTGATCGGCTACGGGAAGCATTACAGAAATTTAATGATGTATAA
- the LOC119580289 gene encoding sorting nexin-18-like isoform X3 produces the protein MPPPPLPTEYANTGEWADNWSNVGAGTGGGGGGEGVGWNANTASSNVGYSAETQKRPVSQQMSYDNDDWDDDWDDDDSETGTSNLNGAGNFGLSAPNRSVKPTSSVGDVSSAGRDGRGTVKKSFNRFSNLAKSGVEDFLVGAGKASVDEKEKVFVDETANGPRWRPNPHEFTCAISSPKKESKFHGMKSFIAYTVMPSFSSTSVSRRYKHFDWIQARLSEKFPLIPIPPLPEKQISGRFEEDLIEYRMTMLQSWIDRICRHPVVAQCEVFHHFVTCPNDEKLWKTGKRKAENDKLVGANFYLAIERSDQPLDMIQTEAKLEGYTRFFSNMDEAVKLLQNTCLDQAKKHQTAYKREYNKVSHAFSKLSRAFDTDPSNCAPGLTEAIHHVSEAYADIGTVFEEEPKHDWDPLCNLLFEYKGLIDGFPSVISVTKGAIAKRRQVEKEASEGRLDYDQVPPMIKRSDTVAYALHAEVAHFHDERTRDFKKAMTSFLTEQINFYQKVTDRLREALQKFNDV, from the exons ATGCCTCCACCACCATTACCAACAGAGTATGCAAACACAGGTGAATGGGCAGACAATTGGTCTAACGTAGGTGCTGGaactggaggtggaggtggaggcgaagGCGTAGGCTGGAATGCAAACACAGCTTCTTCTAATGTTGGTTACAGTGCAGAGACTCAAAAGAGACCTGTGTCGCAACAG ATgagctatgataatgatgattgggaTGATGACTGGGATGATGATGACTCGGAAACAGGCACCAGCAATCTGAACGGCGCGGGCAACTTTGGTTTATCAGCACCCAACCGCTCCGTAAAACCTACAAGCAGTGTCGGCGATGTTAGTTCAGCAG GTCGTGATGGCCGTGGAACTGTGAAGAAGAGCTTCAATCGTTTCTCCAATCTAGCAAAGAGTGGAGTAGAGGATTTCCTTGTGG GGGCTGGAAAGGCATCAgtggatgagaaggaaaaggtatTTGTAGACGAGACAGCAAACGGGCCACGGTGGAGACCAAATCCCCATGAATTTACATGTGCTATTTCTTCACCCAAAAAAGAATCCAAATTCCATGGAATGAAAAGTTTCATTGCCTACACAGTTATGCCATCA ttTTCTTCAACATCAGTTTCAAGGAGGTACAAACATTTTGACTGGATACAAGCACGGCTGAGTGAGAAGTTCCCTCTCATACCAATACCTCCACTTCCAGAAAAACAGATATCAG GTCGATTTGAGGAAGATCTGATTGAATACAGAATGACAATGTTGCAGTCTTGGATAGATCGAATTTGTCGTCACCCAGTAGTAGCCCAGTGTGAAGTATTCCACCATTTTGTTACATGTCCAAATGATGAGAAATTATGGAAAACTGGCAAGCGAAAAGCTGAAAATGACAAATTAGTTGGAGCAAACTTCTACCTGGCCATTGAGCGATCAGATCAACCTTTGGATATGATCCAGAC GGAAGCCAAATTAGAAGGGTACACGCGCTTCTTCTCCAACATGGATGAGGCTGTGAAGTTATTACAGAACACTTGCTTGGACCAAGCCAAAAAGCATCAGACAGCTTATAAGAGAGAATATAACAAGGTTTCACATGCATTCTCCAAGCTTAGTCGAGCATTTGATACAGACCCATCCAACT GTGCACCAGGACTGACTGAAGCCATCCATCATGTCAGTGAGGCTTATGCAGATATAGGCACTGTATTTGAAGAGGAACCAAAGCATGACTGGGATCCTCTGTGTAATCTTCTGTTTGAGTACAAGGGTCTGATAGATGGATTTCCAAGTGTCATCTCGGTTACCAAG GGGGCAATAGCAAAGAGGAGACAAGTGGAGAAGGAGGCTAGTGAAGGAAGATTGGACTATGACCAAGTTCCTCCCATGATTAAGCGCTCTGACACAGTTGCATATGCCCTTCATGCAGAAGTAGCACATTTCCATGATGAACGCACCAGGGACTTCAAGAAGGCTATGACTTCCTTCCTAACTGAACAAATCAACTTTTATCAAAAG GTAACTGATCGGCTACGGGAAGCATTACAGAAATTTAATGATGTATAA